A region of the Pantoea alfalfae genome:
GGCCAACCCGCTGCATCAGGTTGATGCAGCGTTGACGGCACTGGATGCATTGCCGCAGACGCAACGCATCGCGACCTCGCCGTTCTACCGTACACCGCCTTATGGCCCGCCCGATCAGCCCGATTTTCTCAATGCCGCCGTGGCGCTGGAGACCCATCTCAGCGCAGAAACCCTGCTTGACCATACCCAGCAGATTGAGCGGGATCATGGGCGGGTGCGTAAGGCGGAACGCTGGGGGCCGCGCACGCTGGATATCGATCTGATGCTGTTTGGCGACGCAGCAATCAACACTGAGCGGCTGATTGTGCCGCACTACGACCTGCTGAATCGCGCCTTTATGCTGGTACCACTGCTGGCGATTGCGCCCGATGCCCGCCTGCCCGATGGCCGCGCACTCAGCTCCGTTCTGGCCACCCTGGACAGTCGCAGCATCACGCTGTGGCATGGCTGATCAGACAAACGTACATCTCTGATTCCGCTCTTTCACGCTATCCAGTAAACTGCGCCCATCAGAATTCCTGAGTTGAGAGCGCCATGAAACCCACCACGATTTCACATCTGCGTCAGGCGAAAGCCAGCGGTAAAAAATTCGCGACGCTGACCGCCTACGATTTCAGTTTTGCCCGCCTGTTCGCCGATGAAGGCATTCAGGTGCTGCTGGTTGGTGATTCCTTAGGGATGACGGTACAGGGGCACGACTCCACCCTGCCGGTCACGGTCAGCGATATCGCCTATCATACCGCTGCCGTGCGCCGTGGTGCGCCACAGGCCCTGCTGCTCGCCGATCTGCCCTTTATGAGTTATGCCACGCCACAGCAGACCTTTGAGAGTGCCGCACAGCTGATGCGTGCCGGTGCCAATATGGTGAAACTGGAAGGCGGCAGCTGGCTGGCTGAGACCGTACAGATGCTGACCGAACGCGCCGTGCCGGTGTGCGGTCATCTTGGCCTGACCCCGCAATCGGTCAATATCTTTGGCGGCTATAAAGTGCAGGGCCGTGATGAAGCCGGTGCCGATCAGCTGCTGGCCGATGCGCTGGCGCTGGAAGCGGCAGGCGCACAGCTGATGGTGCTGGAGTGCGTCCCGGTGTCGCTGGCCCAGCGGATCACCGAGGCGCTCACTATCCCGGTGATCGGCATCGGTGCCGGTAACGTCACCGATGGTCAGATTCTGGTGATGCATGACGCGCTGGGCGTGACCGGCGGGCACATTCCCAAATTTGCCAAAAATTTCCTGGCGGAGACCGGCGATGTTCGCGCGGCGATTCGCCACTATATCGCCGAAGTCGAGGCCGGAACCTATCCGGCGGCAGAGCACAGTTTCCAGTAATTCAGGAGAGTCACCGTGTTGATTATTGAAACGCTGCTGATGCTGCGCAAGGAAGTCCGTCGCTGGCGTCAGCAGGGTAAACGCATTGCGCTGGTGCCGACCATGGGCAACCTGCATGAAGGCCATCTGACGCTGGTGGATGAAGCCCGGTCGCGCGGGGACATCGTCATTGTCTCGATATTCGTCAATCCGATGCAGTTCGATCGCGCCGATGATTTAGCCCGCTACCCGCGCACCCTGCAGGAAGATTGTGAAAAGCTGAACCGTCACCAGGTTGACGTGGTTTTTGCCCCGTCACCGGCTGAAGTCTATCCGCAGGGCGCGCAGAATCAGACCTTTGTTGAGGTGCCGGTGCTCTCTTCCCTGCTGGAAGGCGCGACGCGTCCAGGCCATTTTCGCGGCGTGGCGACCATCGTCAGCAAACTGTTTAATCTGGTGCAGCCCGATATTGCCTGTTTCGGTGAAAAGGATTTTCAGCAGCTGGCTATCATTCGTAAGATGGTAGCTGATATGGGCTTCGACATTGAGATTGTTGGCGTGCCAACAGTGCGGGCCAAAGATGGTCTGGCGCTGAGTTCGCGCAACGGCTACCTGACAGACGATGAGCGTAAGCTGGCACCGGTGCTGAGCCAGGTGATGCATCAGATGGCTCAGCAACTTGAGAACGGCGAGCGTCACATTGAAGAGATTATTGAGGCAGCCCGCGAGACACTGCTGGCACAGGGATTGCGTCCTGATGGCCTGGCAATCTGTGATGCGGACACGTTGCAGCCGCTGACGGTGGACAGCCAGCGTGCGGTGGTGCTGATGGCCGCCTGGCTGGGTAAAGCCCGACTGATTGATAATCAAACTGTTGACCTGACGCTGTAAGTACGCCCGCTGCAGGTTATTTTATTTCTCTGATAAGGTTTCTGGCTATGATTCGCACAGTTCTGCAAGGCAAATTGCACCGCGTAAAAGTGACGCAGGCGGACCTCAATTACGAAGGCTCCTGCGCTATCGATCAGGATTTCCTGGATGCTTCCGGCATTCTGCAATATGAAGCGATCGATATTTATAACGTCACTAACGGTCAGCGCTTCTCTACCTACGCTATCGCGGCTGAGCGTGGCTCGAAAATTATTTCGGTCAACGGTGCTGCTGCCCGCTGCGCCTGCGAAGGCGATATTTTAATTATCTGCTCGTATGTGCAGGTTGAGGATGCCGTCGCGCGTCAATGGCAGCCTAAGGTCGCCTATTTTGAAGGTGACAACCAGATGAAGCGTCTGGCGAAAGCATTGCCGGTACAAATCGCCTGAGTAATCGATCAGCTGACAAAAAAGGGCCGCCATTAAAATGGGCGGCCCTTTTTATTTCTGCTTCTGCAATTAAACCGCTTTGGTTGTCATCGGCTTCGATGACTTTTTCATCGCAGGCAGGTTTCAGGATGATTTCGAGGCCAGGGAGAACCGTCGTTCGGGTTGTTTTTCACTCACCAAAAAAAAGCCACGCCCTTATCGCAGCGTGGCCCGTACTATTCAACGTATTGTCAGGTGCGCAGTCCGCGTCCGCGCTGAATCAGCGCATAGACCAGCCAGTAGAATACCAGAATAAAGGCCACCAGTACCGAGAGCGTAAACACCAGTGGCACATCATTAATGCCCAGGAAGCCATAACGGAATCCGCTAATCATATAAACGATTGGATTCAGTTTAGAGATAGCCTGCCAGATTGGCGGCAGCAGACTCAGCGAATAGAATACGCCGCCCAGATAGGTCAGTGGCGTCAGCACAAAGGTCGGGATCAGGCTGATGTCGTCAAAGGTGCGCGCAAAGACGGCATTGAGCAAACCGGCCAGTGAAAACAGAATCGCGGTCAGCAGCAGCGTAATCGCCACCATCGACCAGGAGTGCACGTGGAACGGCACAAAGAACAGCGAAATAGCCGTCACCAGAATGCCGACGCAGACGCCACGCGCCACACCGCCGCCCACATAGCCGGCAATGATAATGTGGGTCGGCACGGGTGCAACGAGCAGTTCTTCAATGTTGCGCTGGAACTTGGCACTGAAGAAGGACGATGCCACATTGGCGTAGGCATTGGTGATCACCGCCATCATGATCAATCCCGGCACAATAAACTGCATATAGCTGAAGCCGTGCATCTCACCAATGCGCGACCCGATCAGGTTGCCAAAGATGATGAAATAGAGCGTCATGGTGATGACCGGCGGCACCAGCGTCTGGATCCAGATACGGGCGAAACGGTTAACTTCTTTGGCCCAGATGCTTTTCAGCGCCACCCAGTACAAATGTGTCATGCTTTTGCTCCTGTTTTTCCCTGCGTCGTCAGGCCAACGAACAGCTCTTCAAGACGGTTGGCTTTATTGCGCATACTCAGCACCTGCACACCCTGCGCACTTAACTGACTGAACACGCTGTTAAGGCCCTGCTCACGCAGCACTTCCACTTCCAGCGTTGAAGTATCGGTCAGCCGGTACTGGAACCCCTCCAGCCTGGGCAGCGGACTGCGCGGCGCCAGATCCAGGATAAAGGTTTCTGATTTGAGCTTGGACAGCAGTTCTTTCATCGAGGTGTTTTCCACCAGCTCACCGCTCTGGATGATGCCGATGTTGCGGCACAGCATCTCGGCTTCTTCCAGATAGTGGGTAGTGAGAATGATGGTAGTGCCTTTGGCATTGAGATCTTTCAGGAACACCCACATTGAGCGACGCAGTTCGATATCCACGCCAGCCGTTGGCTCATCCAGAATCAACAGTTTTGGCTCGTGCATCAGTGCACGGGCGATCATCAGGCGGCGCTTCATCCCGCCGGAGAGCATGCGCGCACGCTCAGTGCGTTTGCTCCACAGGTCGAGCTGCTTCAGATACTTTTCCGCACGCTCATTGGCTTCACGACGCTCAACGCCGTAGTAACCCGCCTGATTCACGACGATCTGCATCACCGTCTCAAACGGGTTGAAGTTAAACTCCTGCGGCACCAGCCCGAGCTGGCGCTTGGCATTCACCACATCTTTTTCCAGATCGTAGCCAAACACCCGCACGCTGCCTTCGGATTTGTTTACCAGCGAACTGATAATCCCGATGGTGGTCGATTTACCGGCACCGTTTGGCCCCAGCAACGCATAAAAGTCACCCGCTTCAACGTTAAGATCAATGCCCTTCAGCGCCTGCACGCCGCCGGGATAGGTCTTAGTCAGCCGGGAAAGTTCCAGTGCATAAGTCATTCTGCATCCATACCCTGTTTTGATGGCATTGCAATGCCGTTTAAATTTATCAGGCCCTGGCATATAGTACGCGCGCGCACTTTGCGCAGTAACCGGTCGCTCAACGCCATGACAGACATCAATACCCTGATCAGAAACAACCGCGAATGGTCAAAACTGCTGGTTGAAGAAGATCCCAGTTTTTTTGAGCGGCTCGCCCAGGCACAAAAACCGCGCTTCCTGTGGATTGGCTGTTCTGACAGCCGTGTCCCTGCCGAACGTCTGACCGGACTGGAGCCAGGCGAACTCTTTGTTCACCGCAACGTCGCCAATCTGGTAATCCACACCGATCTGAACTGTCTGTCCGTGGTGCAGTACGCTATCGAAGTGCTGGAAGTGGAACACGTTATCGTATGCGGCCACTACGGCTGCGGCGGCGTGCAGGCGGCGATGGATAACCCGGAGCTGGGATTAATCGACAACTGGCTGCTGCACATCCGCGACCTCTGGTACAAGCATAGCGTGTTGCTGGGGGAACTCCCGCCGGATAAGCGCCTGGACAAACTGTGCGAAATCAACGTTATTGAACAGGTCTATAACCTGGGGCACTCGACCGTTCTGCAATCTGCCTGGAAACGTGGCAAGGATGTCTCCCTGCACGGCTGGGTTTACGGCATTCAGGATGGCTGCCTGCGTAACCTGGATGTCACGGCAAACAGCCGGGAGATCCTTGAACAGCGCTATCGTCACGGCATTGCTAATCTGCAGATGAACGGCGAGGCCTGAGCCGATCGCGGCGTAAAGCGCGACATAGCCTACACCAGGCAACCGGTGCAGGCCTTGGAAGAATGTGCGGTCAGAGCAGTATCAGGATTCCAGCGGCACCACTTTGCCGATGTAAGGCAGATGGCGATAGTGCTGAGCGTAGTCGATACCAAAGCCCACCACAAACTCATCCGGAATCGCAAAGCCGACATACTCGACATTGACTTCAACTTCACGGCGCTCAGGCTTATCCAGCAGGGTACAGATCGCCAGTGATTTTGGCTGACGCAGCTGCAGAATCTCACGCACTTTGCTCAGGGTGTTACCGGAGTCGATGATATCTTCGACGATCAGCACATCTTTGCCACGAATGTCTTCATCCAGATCTTTCAGGATTTTCACATCACGCGTGCTGGACATGCCGCTGCCGTAACTGGACGCCGTCATAAAGTCGACTTCATGCGGCACATCAATGGCGCGACAGAGATCAGCCATGAACATGAATGAGCCGCGCAGCAGCCCCACCAGCACCATATCGCTGCCGCTGTCGCGGTAGTGCTCGTTAATCTCTTTCCCCAGTTCAGCGATGCGCGTGGCGATTGCCTGTTCAGGGATCATCACTTCAACAGTGTGTTTCATTGCGTTCAGCCCGGTTACGTCAGAAAAGCCCCGAAGTCTATCACAGACGCCGCAGCGACGACTGTGCGACCCTGCATGCAAACGATTACGTCGCGAAAATTATTACCTGTGGCCTTTAAGTCACTGAAATGCGCATTACCTTAGAACATTCTGGCATTTACCAGCATGATTCGCTGCGTGGTAGCCTTTATCCAACAGATCGTTACCCTACTCGCGCCGCTGGCCGGAGATCACAATGACTTCATCATCAAGCAAAAAGACGCATATCGGCGACAGGCCGTTGCACCCCGAAACCCAGATGCTGAACTATGGCTATGATCCCCGCCTCTCTGAAGGTGCGGTAAAGCCGCCGGTGTTTCTGACATCGACCTTTGTCTTTGACAGCGCCGAAGAGGGACGGGATTTCTTTGATTACGTCTCTGGTCGTCGTGAGCCGCCGGAAGGCAAATCGGGCGGGCTGGTCTATTCGCGCTTTAACCATCCGAACAGCGAAATTG
Encoded here:
- a CDS encoding ABC transporter permease, whose amino-acid sequence is MTHLYWVALKSIWAKEVNRFARIWIQTLVPPVITMTLYFIIFGNLIGSRIGEMHGFSYMQFIVPGLIMMAVITNAYANVASSFFSAKFQRNIEELLVAPVPTHIIIAGYVGGGVARGVCVGILVTAISLFFVPFHVHSWSMVAITLLLTAILFSLAGLLNAVFARTFDDISLIPTFVLTPLTYLGGVFYSLSLLPPIWQAISKLNPIVYMISGFRYGFLGINDVPLVFTLSVLVAFILVFYWLVYALIQRGRGLRT
- a CDS encoding ABC transporter ATP-binding protein, producing MTYALELSRLTKTYPGGVQALKGIDLNVEAGDFYALLGPNGAGKSTTIGIISSLVNKSEGSVRVFGYDLEKDVVNAKRQLGLVPQEFNFNPFETVMQIVVNQAGYYGVERREANERAEKYLKQLDLWSKRTERARMLSGGMKRRLMIARALMHEPKLLILDEPTAGVDIELRRSMWVFLKDLNAKGTTIILTTHYLEEAEMLCRNIGIIQSGELVENTSMKELLSKLKSETFILDLAPRSPLPRLEGFQYRLTDTSTLEVEVLREQGLNSVFSQLSAQGVQVLSMRNKANRLEELFVGLTTQGKTGAKA
- the panB gene encoding 3-methyl-2-oxobutanoate hydroxymethyltransferase; translated protein: MKPTTISHLRQAKASGKKFATLTAYDFSFARLFADEGIQVLLVGDSLGMTVQGHDSTLPVTVSDIAYHTAAVRRGAPQALLLADLPFMSYATPQQTFESAAQLMRAGANMVKLEGGSWLAETVQMLTERAVPVCGHLGLTPQSVNIFGGYKVQGRDEAGADQLLADALALEAAGAQLMVLECVPVSLAQRITEALTIPVIGIGAGNVTDGQILVMHDALGVTGGHIPKFAKNFLAETGDVRAAIRHYIAEVEAGTYPAAEHSFQ
- the can gene encoding carbonate dehydratase, with protein sequence MTDINTLIRNNREWSKLLVEEDPSFFERLAQAQKPRFLWIGCSDSRVPAERLTGLEPGELFVHRNVANLVIHTDLNCLSVVQYAIEVLEVEHVIVCGHYGCGGVQAAMDNPELGLIDNWLLHIRDLWYKHSVLLGELPPDKRLDKLCEINVIEQVYNLGHSTVLQSAWKRGKDVSLHGWVYGIQDGCLRNLDVTANSREILEQRYRHGIANLQMNGEA
- the folK gene encoding 2-amino-4-hydroxy-6-hydroxymethyldihydropteridine diphosphokinase — encoded protein: MTRVYLALGSNLANPLHQVDAALTALDALPQTQRIATSPFYRTPPYGPPDQPDFLNAAVALETHLSAETLLDHTQQIERDHGRVRKAERWGPRTLDIDLMLFGDAAINTERLIVPHYDLLNRAFMLVPLLAIAPDARLPDGRALSSVLATLDSRSITLWHG
- the panD gene encoding aspartate 1-decarboxylase: MIRTVLQGKLHRVKVTQADLNYEGSCAIDQDFLDASGILQYEAIDIYNVTNGQRFSTYAIAAERGSKIISVNGAAARCACEGDILIICSYVQVEDAVARQWQPKVAYFEGDNQMKRLAKALPVQIA
- the hpt gene encoding hypoxanthine phosphoribosyltransferase, coding for MKHTVEVMIPEQAIATRIAELGKEINEHYRDSGSDMVLVGLLRGSFMFMADLCRAIDVPHEVDFMTASSYGSGMSSTRDVKILKDLDEDIRGKDVLIVEDIIDSGNTLSKVREILQLRQPKSLAICTLLDKPERREVEVNVEYVGFAIPDEFVVGFGIDYAQHYRHLPYIGKVVPLES
- the panC gene encoding pantoate--beta-alanine ligase, encoding MLIIETLLMLRKEVRRWRQQGKRIALVPTMGNLHEGHLTLVDEARSRGDIVIVSIFVNPMQFDRADDLARYPRTLQEDCEKLNRHQVDVVFAPSPAEVYPQGAQNQTFVEVPVLSSLLEGATRPGHFRGVATIVSKLFNLVQPDIACFGEKDFQQLAIIRKMVADMGFDIEIVGVPTVRAKDGLALSSRNGYLTDDERKLAPVLSQVMHQMAQQLENGERHIEEIIEAARETLLAQGLRPDGLAICDADTLQPLTVDSQRAVVLMAAWLGKARLIDNQTVDLTL